Proteins co-encoded in one Girardinichthys multiradiatus isolate DD_20200921_A chromosome 11, DD_fGirMul_XY1, whole genome shotgun sequence genomic window:
- the LOC124876800 gene encoding spectrin beta chain, non-erythrocytic 4-like: MLMARDTARDEAQKLHRKWLKHQAFMAELARNKEWLAKIEQEGQELIQEKPELRSVVQQKLEEIRECWSDLETTTKAKARQLFENNKPEPAVKSYSDLDNQLSHLEQQPPQLEQAHHLPTFNEQLQKFQAIESQIGDFYKDVGELGSLHGLSLPQRGLMAGDKEVGEQSGEVETRIVRLIEPLKERRRILLASKEMHQVAQDLEDEILWVQERLPLASCKDYGNNLQSVQQHVKKHQTLQRELTGRRARIEEVLERAAIIASLRTPEVDFVRDGAGHVHQLWEVLQLETERRSVMLDAALQSHQYYNEATKVESWLSGQKLHVANEEKGTDEASTLQLLKAHLALEQTVETYAETVGMLSQQCQQLLELGHPDSEQITKQQSHIDRLYVSLKDMVEHRKTKLEQQYWLYQLNKEVEELEKWITEREAVASSTELGNDLEEVTVLQERFTKFASETKSIGERRMEQVNKMVNEMIDCGHSDAATIAEWKDGLNESWADLLELMETRRQMLAASQQLHKFFTDCKEVLAQITGKMKQLPEVRACQANITNPATLQRLMHSFEHALQLLVAQVRQLQENAAQLRTIYAGEKAEAIMVKEQEVMEAWKELLSSCEASRIQVTSVTDKVQFFSVVRENLMWMEGIMGQIRWDEPRDLTALEVIMKQHQDLKAKIDGRSKTIQQCADLGKILIAAGNPASEEIEEKLDSLLTKQKDLVEKWDKHQERLLRKQEHFQFTQETVKAEAWLKAKEPLISSKQQEGEEPQAQTDEVEQLILRHEAFRKAAVTWKERFSSLRQLSAVRFTVDKGLIMFSLATV; encoded by the exons ATGTTAATGGCCCGAGACACAGCACGGGATGAGGCTCAAAAGCTACACAGGAAGTGGCTGAAGCACCAGGCCTTTATGGCAGAGCTGGCCCGCAATAAGGAATGGCTGGCCAAGATAGAACAG GAGGGTCAggagctgatccaggagaagcCGGAGCTGCGTTCAGTCGTGCAGCAGAAACTAGAGGAGATCAGAGAGTGCTGGTCTGACCTGGAGACCACAACAAAGGCCAAGGCCCGCCAGCTCTTTGAAAACAACAAGCCTGAGCCGGCGGTGAAGAGTTACTCCGACCTCGACAACCAGCTCTCTCACCTGGAGCAGCAGCCCCCCCAGCTGGAACAGGCACACCACCTGCCTACCTTCAATGAGCAGCTCCAGAAATTCCAG GCGATCGAGTCTCAGATAGGGGACTTCTATAAGGATGTGGGGGAGCTGGGAAGCTTGCATGGCCTTAGCCTGCCCCAGCGAGGCCTAATGGCAGGTGACAAGGAGGTCGGTGAGCAGTCGGGTGAGGTGGAAACCCGCATTGTTCGCCTTATTGAACCCTTGAAGGAAAGGCGCCGTATCCTGCTGGCTTCCAAGGAAATGCACCAGGTTGCCCAGGATCTGGAGGATGAAATA CTGTGGGTCCAAGAAAGGCTTCCTTTAGCATCATGTAAGGATTATGGGAATAACCTCCAGAGTGTGCAGCAGCATGTCAAAAAACACCAG ACACTCCAGAGAGAGCTGACAGGGCGACGGGCTCGGATTGAGGAGGTCTTGGAACGGGCTGCAATCATTGCCTCGCTAAGAACTCCTGAGGTGGACTTTGTGCGTGATGGAGCGGGGCACGTGCACCAGCTGTGGGAGGTTTTGCAGCTGGAGACAGAAAGGCGTTCTGTGATGCTAGATGCTGCCCTACAGTCTCACCAGTATTACAATGAGGCCACTAAAGTGGAGTCCTGGCTGTCAGGGCAGAAGCTCCATGTTGCTAATGAAGAGAAAGGCACG GATGAGGCAAGCACCCTGCAGCTACTGAAGGCCCACCTGGCTCTGGAGCAAACAGTAGAAACGTATGCAGAGACAGTAGGCATGCTCTCTCAGCAATGCCAGCAATTACTGGAACTGGGACACCCAGATAG TGAGCAGATTACCAAGCAGCAGTCCCACATAGACAGGCTGTATGTGTCACTGAAAGACATGGTGGAGCACAGAAAAACCAAGCTGGAGCAACAGTACTGGCTCTACCAGCTCAACAAGGAAGTTGAGGAGTTAGAGAAATGGATCACTGAGCGTGAGGCTGTGGCAAGTTCTACTGAGCTGGGCAACGACCTTGAGGAAGTGACG GTGCTTCAGGAGAGGTTCACCAAGTTTGCCTCAGAAACCAAAAGCATTGGTGAGCGGCGCATGGAGCAAGTGAACAAAATGGTGAACGAGATGATTGACTGTGGCCACTCAGATGCAGCCACCATCGCTGAGTGGAAAGACGGTCTGAATGAGTCATGGGCTGACCTCCTGGAGCTCATGGAGACCCGCAGGCAGATGCTGGCAGCATCCCAACAGCTGCACAAGTTCTTTACTGACTGCAAAGAG gtcttggctcaGATCACAGGGAAGATGAAGCAGCTGCCAGAGGTGAGGGCATGCCAGGCCAACATCACCAATCCAGCTACCCTGCAGAGACTCATGCACTCCTTCGAGCATGCCCTTCAACTGCTAGTTGCACAG GTGAGGCAACTCCAGGAGAATGCTGCCCAGCTCAGGACCATCTATGCTGGGGAAAAGGCAGAGGCCATCATGGTAAAAGAACAGGAAGTAATGGAAGCTTGGAAGGAGCTGCTGAGTTCTTGTGAGGCTAGTCGCATCCAGGTCACTTCTGTTACCGACAAGGTGCAGTTCTTCTCAGTGGTGCGTGAAAACCTAATGTGGATGGAAGGCATAATGGGTCAAATAAGATGGGATGAGCCAAG GGATCTGACAGCTCTGGAAGTGATAATGAAACAACACCAGGATCTAAAAGCCAAAATAGATGGTCGCAGCAAAACCATCCAACAGTGTGCAGACCTCGGCAAGATTCTTATAGCTGCAGGCAACCCTGCATCGGAGGAG ATAGAAGAGAAGTTGGACAGCCTTCTGACAAAGCAGAAGGATCTCGTTGAAAAATGGGACAAACACCAAGAAAGGTTACTACGCA AGCAGGAACACTTCCAGTTCACCCAGGAGACAGTAAAAGCAGAAGCCTGGCTGAAAGCCAAGGAGCCGCTGATCAGCTCGAAGCAGCAAGAGGGAGAAGAGCCCCAGGCCCAAACAGATGAGGTTGAGCAGCTCATACTTCGCCATGAGGCCTTCCGCAAGGCGGCTGTAACCTGGAAAGAACGCTTCAGCTCCCTCCGCCAGCTTTCTGCTGTAAGATTTACTGTAGACAAAGGTTTAATCATGTTCAGTTTAGCCACAGTTTAA